A portion of the Prosthecobacter fusiformis genome contains these proteins:
- a CDS encoding AAA family ATPase, translating to MSDSVTPPSLPESGPISLSKNPLPTSAGAAAVPDAAGIAAASTWVQPLRREIGRVLVGQTALVDRLLVALLTNGHVLLEGVPGLAKTLAVRTLSSALHAEFKRIQFTPDLLPADVIGTMVYHPREGTFTPRLGPIFANLVLADEINRAPAKVQSALLEAMQERQVTIGDNTYKLPDPFMVLATQNPIDQEGTYTLPEAQLDRFLFKVRVDYPTPSEERQVLDAMATSAPKLEVSQITKTEDIVASRRLVNAIYMDEKIRDYIVAIIQATRKPDAYAPHLKLLIRCGASPRGTINLALAAKAHAFLSGRNYVTPQDIKDLGPDILRHRILLSYEAEAEGVSSEDVVKQLLDKLPVP from the coding sequence ATGTCTGATTCTGTTACCCCGCCATCCCTTCCTGAATCTGGTCCGATTTCTTTGAGCAAGAACCCTTTGCCCACGTCTGCGGGAGCGGCTGCGGTGCCGGATGCGGCGGGAATCGCGGCGGCATCGACGTGGGTGCAGCCGCTGCGGCGTGAGATCGGGCGGGTGCTGGTGGGGCAGACGGCGCTGGTGGACCGGCTGCTGGTGGCGCTGCTGACGAACGGGCATGTACTGCTGGAGGGGGTGCCGGGGCTGGCGAAGACGCTGGCGGTGAGGACGCTTTCGAGCGCGCTGCATGCGGAGTTTAAGCGCATCCAGTTCACGCCGGATTTGCTGCCTGCGGATGTGATCGGGACGATGGTTTACCACCCGCGGGAGGGGACATTTACGCCGCGCCTGGGGCCGATTTTTGCGAACCTGGTGCTGGCGGATGAGATCAACCGTGCGCCAGCGAAGGTGCAGAGTGCGCTGCTGGAGGCGATGCAGGAGCGGCAGGTGACGATCGGCGATAATACGTATAAGCTGCCGGATCCGTTCATGGTGCTGGCGACGCAGAACCCGATCGACCAGGAGGGGACGTATACGCTGCCGGAGGCGCAGCTGGACCGTTTCCTGTTCAAGGTGCGGGTGGACTATCCGACGCCATCCGAGGAGCGGCAGGTGCTGGATGCGATGGCGACGAGTGCGCCGAAGCTAGAGGTGAGCCAGATCACGAAGACGGAGGACATCGTGGCGAGCCGGAGGCTGGTGAATGCGATCTATATGGATGAGAAGATCCGCGATTACATTGTGGCGATCATCCAGGCGACGCGGAAGCCGGATGCGTATGCGCCGCACCTGAAGCTGCTGATCCGCTGCGGGGCGTCCCCGCGTGGGACGATCAATCTGGCGCTAGCGGCGAAGGCGCATGCTTTCCTATCCGGGCGGAACTATGTGACGCCGCAGGACATCAAGGACCTGGGGCCGGACATCCTGCGGCACCGTATCCTGCTTTCGTATGAAGCGGAGGCGGAAGGGGTGAGCAGTGAGGATGTGGTGAAACAGCTTTTGGACAAGCTGCCGGTGCCGTGA
- a CDS encoding DUF262 domain-containing protein: MAKIENHKYTIEEAFRECFYIIPDYQREYVWTDKEVQQLLADIDEQIGGDNTREYFIGTVLVSPVGGQRQHFEVIDGQQRLTTFFLLLCALKHCFEGEVQSQAIGGLITTSYISADGENQVRLKLEPRYENAGEVMTRIVDIASDPEKTRAGIQAAGIKSFGSLERLLSAYGTIYRYLQSNYQDPKTLKRYFGYLANNVIFFQISTDVSSALKIFETINERGVGLNPMDLLKNLLFTQVLKDDFTKLKGEWEKVTKPLAKVGEKPLRFLRYFLMASYRIENARRDGVVREDEIYDWFVKKENEVLCNYKAAPFAFVRKIIISVECYVNFTQQRDNNGNANVAMNNLAQLTGGAFSLHYVLLLAVSPLPPALFDHFVKQLESFLFYFIFTKSPTKELERSFSIWADELRFVCEIADQALQREQLNIFLMNRFQAGMKAKEPELSDGIKRYNFESMQQYRTRYLLRKLAQHVDMAFRGIKVAGSLDEYRGLEIEHILPNTPTADLLADFKRKNPGRDYNQEKLRLGNLTLLEKPLNIIAGNNFFELKKPKYTACGSYLTRSLVKLEECGNNTSITRINTKLVAFDEWTAETIDLRQAILIALVKEIWSISPIDVQ, translated from the coding sequence ATGGCTAAAATTGAGAACCATAAATACACTATTGAAGAGGCGTTTCGAGAATGCTTTTACATCATTCCTGACTATCAGCGCGAATACGTATGGACAGATAAAGAAGTGCAGCAATTGCTGGCGGATATCGATGAACAAATTGGGGGAGACAACACACGTGAATACTTTATTGGCACCGTATTGGTTTCTCCGGTCGGGGGGCAAAGGCAGCACTTTGAGGTAATCGATGGACAGCAGCGGTTGACCACATTTTTTCTTCTTCTCTGCGCCCTCAAACATTGTTTTGAGGGAGAAGTGCAATCACAGGCAATCGGCGGACTCATCACCACAAGTTACATTTCTGCAGATGGAGAAAACCAAGTCCGTCTCAAATTAGAGCCGCGCTATGAAAATGCTGGCGAGGTCATGACCAGGATAGTTGATATAGCCAGTGATCCTGAAAAAACTCGTGCTGGTATACAAGCGGCTGGAATAAAAAGTTTTGGGTCCTTGGAACGCCTTCTAAGCGCCTATGGCACGATCTATCGTTACCTGCAGAGCAATTATCAGGATCCCAAAACGCTGAAGCGCTATTTCGGTTATTTGGCCAACAATGTAATCTTCTTTCAGATATCCACTGATGTGAGCAGTGCGCTAAAGATCTTTGAGACGATCAATGAACGTGGTGTGGGGCTGAATCCGATGGATTTGCTGAAGAATTTACTTTTCACCCAAGTGCTGAAAGATGATTTTACTAAACTCAAAGGTGAGTGGGAAAAGGTAACAAAGCCGCTGGCCAAAGTAGGGGAGAAACCGCTGCGTTTCTTGCGTTATTTCCTCATGGCGAGCTATAGGATTGAAAATGCACGCAGAGATGGAGTAGTGCGTGAAGATGAGATTTATGACTGGTTCGTGAAAAAGGAGAACGAAGTCCTTTGTAACTACAAGGCGGCACCGTTTGCCTTCGTGCGAAAAATCATTATTAGTGTAGAATGCTACGTGAACTTTACGCAGCAGCGTGATAATAATGGCAATGCTAATGTGGCCATGAACAATCTGGCTCAATTGACAGGAGGAGCCTTCAGTTTGCACTATGTACTGCTGTTGGCTGTGAGTCCCTTACCCCCAGCATTATTTGATCATTTTGTAAAGCAGTTGGAAAGTTTTCTATTTTACTTTATATTCACCAAAAGCCCGACAAAAGAACTGGAGCGAAGTTTCTCAATCTGGGCTGATGAGTTGCGTTTCGTTTGTGAGATTGCTGATCAAGCACTGCAGCGTGAGCAATTGAATATCTTTCTAATGAATCGATTTCAAGCAGGAATGAAGGCGAAAGAGCCTGAACTCAGCGACGGAATAAAACGATATAATTTTGAATCGATGCAACAGTACCGAACGCGGTATCTACTACGGAAACTGGCCCAGCATGTGGATATGGCTTTCCGAGGTATCAAGGTTGCAGGATCTTTAGATGAGTATAGAGGCCTGGAGATCGAGCACATCCTGCCCAACACACCGACAGCGGATCTGCTAGCCGACTTTAAAAGGAAAAATCCAGGGCGGGACTATAATCAAGAGAAGCTTCGTTTGGGAAATTTGACCCTTCTAGAAAAGCCGCTAAATATTATCGCAGGAAACAATTTCTTTGAACTAAAGAAGCCTAAATACACCGCATGTGGAAGTTACCTGACGAGAAGCCTCGTAAAGCTGGAGGAATGTGGGAATAATACCTCCATTACGCGCATTAATACCAAGCTCGTAGCGTTCGACGAATGGACTGCTGAGACCATCGATCTAAGGCAGGCTATTCTCATAGCACTTGTGAAAGAAATATGGTCGATTAGTCCAATTGATGTTCAGTGA
- the rsgA gene encoding ribosome small subunit-dependent GTPase A — MTLSDLGWNAVFEEAFGPFYKAGWVPARLTRDNKITYGALTGDGDEYEAVMCGKVYHDAETDAELPAVGDWVALEVGGEDAEHVIRARLPRQTCLSRKMAGKSTEEQVIAANVDVVVVVTDAGTDFSLRRMERYFTIIARSGAKAVVLVNKSDLYEKEDNEAAAEEIRALNPAADVHITCATKKRSLAVLRQYLTKGRTVTLIGSSGVGKSSVLNQLLGDEYQWVDEVNELTGKGRHTTTARELIILPKGGVLIDNPGIKEVQMWTNEVILREGFADIEALSLQCQFGDCKHGKDKGCAIRAAMEAGELDAGRMEGFLKLDEEIEKLRRSQKKRQMTVERRSKRELQARVRVYEKRRDPDHELEPRER, encoded by the coding sequence ATGACGTTGAGTGATCTTGGATGGAATGCGGTTTTTGAGGAGGCGTTTGGCCCGTTTTATAAGGCGGGCTGGGTGCCGGCGCGGTTGACGCGGGATAACAAGATCACGTATGGGGCGCTGACGGGCGATGGGGATGAGTATGAGGCGGTGATGTGTGGGAAGGTTTACCACGATGCGGAGACGGATGCGGAGCTGCCGGCGGTGGGGGACTGGGTGGCGCTGGAGGTGGGCGGGGAGGATGCGGAGCATGTGATCCGCGCGCGGCTGCCGCGGCAGACGTGTCTTTCCCGCAAGATGGCGGGGAAGAGTACGGAGGAGCAGGTGATCGCCGCGAATGTGGATGTGGTGGTGGTGGTGACGGATGCGGGGACGGACTTTAGCCTGCGGCGGATGGAGCGGTACTTTACGATCATCGCCCGCAGTGGGGCGAAGGCGGTGGTGCTGGTGAACAAGAGCGACCTTTATGAGAAGGAGGACAATGAGGCGGCGGCGGAGGAGATCCGTGCGCTGAATCCGGCGGCGGATGTGCACATCACGTGTGCGACGAAGAAGCGGAGCCTGGCGGTGCTGCGTCAATATTTGACGAAGGGGCGGACGGTGACGTTGATCGGGTCCAGCGGGGTGGGGAAGTCGTCGGTGCTGAATCAGCTCCTGGGGGATGAGTACCAGTGGGTGGATGAGGTGAATGAGCTGACGGGGAAGGGGCGGCATACGACGACGGCGCGGGAGCTGATCATCCTGCCGAAGGGGGGCGTGCTGATCGATAATCCGGGCATCAAGGAGGTGCAGATGTGGACGAATGAGGTGATCCTGCGCGAGGGGTTTGCGGATATTGAGGCGCTGTCGCTGCAATGCCAGTTTGGGGACTGCAAGCATGGGAAGGACAAGGGGTGTGCGATCCGTGCGGCGATGGAGGCGGGGGAGCTGGATGCGGGGCGGATGGAGGGCTTTTTGAAGCTGGATGAGGAGATCGAGAAGCTGCGGCGGAGCCAGAAGAAGCGGCAGATGACGGTGGAGCGGAGATCGAAGCGGGAACTGCAGGCGCGGGTGCGGGTGTATGAGAAGCGGCGGGACCCGGATCATGAGCTGGAGCCGCGGGAGCGGTGA
- a CDS encoding zeta toxin family protein has protein sequence MSKPHLWIIAGPNGAGKTTLVQSGPFADLLSACEFINPDAITLAYLQESGITAWKDASKEMLKSTFIKAADDAEALLYKRMEEGAAVVIESVLSTSKYRAVVERVLELQGRFMLIYLALDSAALSQARVLQRTLEGGHDVPAEKLERRWKDSLGSLPWFATRAHRFWILDNSKESVTANEQPIVSGSKSAVSLHLIPSPSLCPAISEVISSHAAGAPAGLWHFNISTSDMALSAA, from the coding sequence ATGTCTAAACCTCATTTGTGGATCATTGCCGGGCCAAATGGGGCTGGAAAGACCACGTTGGTCCAGAGCGGTCCGTTTGCGGATTTGCTGTCCGCGTGTGAATTCATCAATCCCGATGCCATCACGCTCGCCTACCTGCAGGAGAGCGGGATCACCGCTTGGAAAGATGCCTCCAAGGAAATGCTGAAGTCCACTTTTATAAAAGCGGCCGATGATGCTGAGGCGTTGTTGTATAAACGCATGGAGGAAGGGGCTGCGGTGGTGATCGAGTCGGTATTGAGCACTTCAAAATACCGTGCGGTGGTGGAGCGTGTGCTGGAACTGCAGGGACGCTTTATGCTTATTTATCTGGCTTTAGATTCCGCAGCACTCTCGCAAGCACGAGTCCTTCAAAGAACGCTCGAAGGCGGGCATGATGTGCCTGCGGAGAAACTGGAGCGACGTTGGAAAGACTCGCTCGGATCGTTGCCCTGGTTTGCTACTCGTGCGCATCGCTTTTGGATTCTGGACAACTCGAAGGAGTCCGTTACTGCAAATGAGCAACCCATCGTGAGCGGTTCAAAATCCGCTGTCAGCTTGCATCTTATCCCGAGTCCATCTCTTTGTCCGGCCATCTCCGAAGTCATCAGCAGCCATGCGGCGGGTGCTCCGGCTGGCCTATGGCATTTTAATATCTCCACCTCTGACATGGCCTTATCAGCGGCTTAA